A genomic region of Zalophus californianus isolate mZalCal1 chromosome 11, mZalCal1.pri.v2, whole genome shotgun sequence contains the following coding sequences:
- the LOC113914773 gene encoding LOW QUALITY PROTEIN: olfactory receptor 52N5-like (The sequence of the model RefSeq protein was modified relative to this genomic sequence to represent the inferred CDS: inserted 3 bases in 2 codons; deleted 1 base in 1 codon), whose amino-acid sequence MLVSNNSYVXPQPFILNGIPGLERVHVWISLPFCTMHIISLVGNLGLVYLIHHEESLYPTVYFFLAMLSLTDLITCTTTLPNALCIFWFNFKEINVNTCLVQRFFVHGLTGVESGVLMLIALDHCVAICYPLHYATILTNPIIAKAALTTFLRGVLLMIPFPFLVKHLPFCQSNIISHTYCDLISVVKLSCASIRINVIYGLMVALLIGVFDICCISVSYTMILQTVVSLSSADARQKAFSCCTAHISAVIITYVPAFFTFFTHCFGGQTIPPSLQIIVANLYLLLPPALNPIFYGIKTXSIRDSVIKLFQGEKCTRMQDN is encoded by the exons ATGCTGGTTTCCAATAATTCATATG GTCCCCAACCTTTTATTCTTAATGGAATTCCTGGTCTAGAAAGAGTACACGTATGGATCTCCCTTCCATTCTGCACAATGCATATCATCTCTCTTGTGGGAAACCTTGGCCTTGTGTACCTCATTCATCATGAGGAGTCCTTATATCCCACAGTGTATTTCTTTCTGGCCATGCTGTCCCTCACTGACCTCATTACCTGCACCACTACACTACCCAATGCACTCTGCATCTTCTGGTTCAATTTCAAGGAAATTAACGTCAACACTTGCTTAGTCCAGAGGTTCTTTGTTCATGGCCTCACAGGTGTGGAGTCTGGTGTGCTCATGCTCATTGCTCTGGACCACTGTGTGGCCATTTGCTACCCATTGCATTATGCTACCATACTCACTAACCCTATCATTGCCAAAGCTGCACTTACCACCTTCCTGAGGGGTGTGTTGCTGATGATTCCTTTCCCATTCTTGGTCAAGCATTTGCCCTTCTGCCAAAGTAATATTATCTCCCATACATATTGCGACCTCATCTCAGTGGTGAAGTTGTCCTGTGCCAGCATCAGGATCAATGTCATCTATGGTCTGATGGTTGCCCTCCTGATTGGAGTGTTTGACATC TGCTGTATATCTGTGTCTTACACTATGATCCTTCAGACTGTGGTAAGCCTTTCATCAGCAGATGCTCGGCAGAAGGCCTTCAGCTGCTGCACTGCCCATATATCTGCCGTCATCATCACCTATGTTCCAGCATTCTTCACTTTCTTTACCCACTGTTTTGGGGGACAGACCATTCCCCCCTCTCTCCAAATCATTGTGGCTAACCTTTATCTTCTACTTCCCCCAGCTCTCAACCCCATCTTTTATGGGATAAAGAC TAGCATCAGAGACAGTGTCATAAAGCTCTTCCAGGGTGAGAAATGTACACGTATGCAGGACAATTGA
- the LOC113914785 gene encoding olfactory receptor 52N1 — translation MLFLNGTSLTPASFILNGIPGLEEVHLWISFPPCTMYSIAITGNFGLMYLIDSEEALHRPMYIFLALLSFTDVLMCTSTLPNTLCILWFNLKEIDFKACLAQMFFVHTFTGMESGVLMLMALDCYVAICYPLHYATILTDAVIAKAGLLTFLRGVVLVIPFAFLTKRLPYCRGNVIPHTYCDHMSVAKISCGNVRINAVYGLMVALLIGGFDILCITISYTMILRAVVSLSSADAQQKALSTCTAHICAIVITYVPAFFTFFTHRFGGHTIPPHIHIIMANLYLLMPPTMNLIVYGVKTKQIRENVVRFLLKGKDSSHNI, via the coding sequence ATGTTGTTCCTAAATGGCACCAGCCTAACTCCAGCTTCATTCATCTTAAATGGCATCCCTGGGCTGGAAGAAGTGCATTTGTGGATCTCCTTCCCCCCGTGCACCATGTACAGCATTGCCATCACAGGGAACTTTGGCCTTATGTACCTCATTGACTCTGAAGAAGCCTTACACAGACCTATGTACATTTTTCTAGCCCTTCTTTCCTTCACAGATGTGCTCATGTGCACCAGCACTCTTCCCAATACCCTCTGCATATTGTGGTTCAACCTCAAGGAGATTGACTTTAAGGCCTGCCTGGCCCAGATGTTCTTTGTGCACACTTTCACAGGGATGGAATCTGGGGTGCTCATGCTCATGGCCCTGGACTGCTATGTGGCCATCTGCTACCCCCTGCACTATGCTACTATCCTCACTGATGCGGTCATTGCCAAGGCTGGACTCCTCACTTTTCTTAGAGGTGTAGTACTTGTTATCCCTTTCGCTTTCCTCACCAAGCGCCTGCCATACTGCAGGGGCAATGTTATACCTCACACCTACTGTGACCACATGTCTGTGGCCAAGATATCTTGTGGCAATGTTAGGATCAATGCCGTCTATGGTTTAATGGTTGCCCTCCTGATTGGGGGCTTTGATATCTTGTGCATCACAATCTCCTACACCATGATCCTACGAGCAGTTGTGAGTCTCTCATCAGCAGATGCTCAGCAGAAGGCCTTGAGCACATGCACTGCCCACATCTGTGCCATTGTCATCACCTATGTCCCAGCCTTCTTCACCTTCTTTACTCACCGGTTTGGGGGACACACTATTCCTCCACATATACACATTATTATGGCTAATCTGTATCTACTCATGCCTCCCACAATGAACCTTATTGTGTATGGGGTGAAAACCAAGCAGATACGAGAAAATGTCGTTAGATTCTTGCTTAAGGGAAAAGACAGTTCTCATAACATTTAA